In Variovorax paradoxus, a single genomic region encodes these proteins:
- a CDS encoding LLM class flavin-dependent oxidoreductase: MSQPQQDGAVEFIGMIQGQKVSEIHAAKGPALDRDYVRAFAQAHETAGFDRVLVPHHSTGPDATLTVAHAASVTERIHFMLAHRPGFVAPTLAARQFASLDQFSGGRLAVHYISGGSDEEQRRDGDWLDHDQRYARTDEYLDVLHKVWTAERPFDHEGAHYRFQNAFSEVKPLQTRNGKPHVPVYFGGASQAAIPVAGKYADVYALWGESLDQARELTTRVRAEAAKHGRSVRFSVSFRPILAQTEEAAWARAENILAETKRLRVVQGYNRGGPQQSEGAKRLLAAAEKGSRLDKRLWTAVAQEIGGRSNSTALVGTPEQVADALLDYYDLGVTTFLIRGFDPLEDALDYGRELIPRTRELVAQRAASIRKAA, encoded by the coding sequence ATGAGCCAGCCACAGCAAGACGGTGCCGTCGAATTCATCGGCATGATCCAGGGCCAGAAGGTCTCGGAAATCCACGCGGCCAAGGGTCCTGCGCTCGACCGCGACTACGTGCGCGCCTTCGCGCAGGCGCACGAGACGGCCGGCTTCGACCGCGTGCTGGTGCCGCACCATTCGACCGGCCCCGACGCCACGCTCACGGTGGCCCATGCCGCCTCGGTGACCGAGCGCATCCACTTCATGCTCGCGCACCGGCCCGGCTTCGTCGCGCCCACGCTGGCGGCGCGGCAGTTCGCCTCGCTCGACCAGTTCAGCGGTGGCCGGCTCGCCGTGCACTACATCTCCGGCGGCTCCGACGAGGAACAGCGCCGCGACGGCGACTGGCTGGACCACGATCAGCGCTACGCCCGCACCGACGAATATCTCGACGTGCTGCACAAGGTATGGACGGCCGAGCGCCCCTTTGACCATGAAGGCGCGCACTACCGCTTCCAGAACGCGTTCTCCGAAGTCAAGCCGCTGCAGACGCGCAATGGCAAGCCGCACGTGCCGGTGTATTTCGGCGGGGCTTCGCAAGCAGCGATTCCGGTCGCCGGCAAATACGCCGACGTCTACGCGCTGTGGGGCGAGTCGCTCGACCAGGCGCGCGAGCTGACCACGCGGGTGCGCGCCGAGGCAGCCAAACATGGGCGCAGCGTGCGCTTCTCGGTGTCGTTCCGTCCGATCCTGGCGCAGACCGAAGAAGCCGCATGGGCGCGCGCGGAGAACATCCTCGCCGAGACCAAACGGCTGCGCGTGGTGCAGGGCTACAACCGCGGCGGCCCGCAGCAGAGCGAAGGCGCGAAGCGGTTGCTGGCCGCGGCAGAGAAGGGCTCGCGGCTCGACAAGCGGTTGTGGACCGCCGTGGCGCAGGAGATCGGCGGGCGCTCGAACAGCACTGCACTGGTCGGCACACCCGAGCAGGTCGCCGATGCGCTGCTGGACTACTACGACCTGGGCGTGACGACCTTCCTGATCCGCGGCTTCGATCCGCTGGAAGATGCGCTGGACTATGGGCGCGAGTTGATTCCGCGCACGCGCGAACTCGTTGCGCAACGCGCAGCCTCCATCCGCAAGGCGGCCTGA
- a CDS encoding ABC transporter substrate-binding protein — MKTNASLSRRGVLRAGGAAAVLASGGLIASQAFSQSSRKLTFAWNAAAFCLSPVVVAQERGYFERNGLQVELINYTGSTDQLLESLATAKADAAVGMIHRWLKPLEAGFDVKIVGSSHGGCVRLVGAKSAGVSDLASLKGKVIGVSDIASPGKNFFSILLAKNGIDADKDVTWRQYPADLLDVAVKKGEIQAIADGDPNVYLIEKRNQGAYVELASNLSGEYKDKVCCIVGARGELVRKDKATVAALVRAIAQASSYVAENPNESARLFAKYSPNVAVEDLRALLGTLTHQHHPLGRALRDEVEFYARDFRGVGVLKKSTDPARFADHVSFDPLA; from the coding sequence GTGAAGACGAACGCAAGCCTTTCCCGCCGCGGCGTGCTGCGCGCCGGCGGCGCGGCCGCTGTGCTTGCCTCCGGCGGCCTGATCGCCTCGCAGGCCTTCTCGCAGTCCTCGCGCAAGCTCACCTTCGCATGGAATGCCGCCGCGTTCTGCCTGTCGCCCGTGGTGGTGGCGCAGGAGCGCGGCTACTTCGAGCGCAACGGCCTGCAGGTCGAGCTCATCAACTACACCGGCTCGACCGACCAGCTGCTGGAGTCGTTGGCCACGGCAAAGGCCGACGCGGCCGTCGGCATGATCCACCGCTGGCTCAAGCCGCTCGAGGCGGGCTTCGACGTGAAGATCGTCGGCAGCTCGCACGGCGGCTGCGTGCGGCTGGTGGGCGCGAAGAGCGCGGGCGTCAGCGACCTGGCGAGTCTCAAGGGCAAGGTGATCGGCGTGTCCGACATCGCAAGCCCCGGCAAGAACTTCTTTTCGATCCTGCTCGCGAAGAACGGCATCGACGCCGACAAGGACGTCACCTGGCGCCAGTACCCGGCCGACCTGCTCGACGTGGCGGTGAAGAAGGGCGAGATCCAGGCCATCGCCGACGGCGACCCCAACGTCTACCTGATCGAGAAGCGCAACCAGGGCGCCTACGTCGAGTTGGCGAGCAATCTCTCGGGCGAATACAAGGACAAGGTGTGCTGCATCGTCGGCGCGCGCGGCGAGCTCGTGCGCAAGGACAAGGCCACCGTCGCCGCATTGGTGCGCGCCATTGCGCAAGCTTCCAGCTACGTGGCCGAGAACCCGAACGAATCGGCCAGGCTTTTCGCCAAGTATTCGCCCAACGTGGCGGTGGAAGACCTGCGCGCGCTGCTGGGAACGCTCACGCACCAGCACCATCCGCTGGGCCGCGCGCTGCGCGACGAAGTCGAGTTCTACGCGCGCGACTTCCGAGGCGTGGGCGTGCTCAAGAAGAGCACCGACCCGGCGCGCTTTGCCGACCATGTTTCCTTCGACCCGCTCGCATGA
- a CDS encoding HlyD family type I secretion periplasmic adaptor subunit, producing MTPEVSTTAPAANAPHARNMRHPAFELLGRYKAVFKAAWKHRHELAGPRRLSDEAAFLPAALSLQDTPVHPAPRRLAYALIALFLIALTWSIFGQIDIVAVAPGKIIVSERTKIIQPLEVSVVKRVLVRDGDHVEAGQPLVELDPTTANADKTSIDEQLKSVQSEVLRTRALQQALNATTASRAPELGKNIPGSWSEVDIDAARAQLSDEWSDITAKLAKASAEINRRQAEIATVREMVAKLETTVPIARQREADFHQLANQGFMSSHANQDRTRERIELERDLATQRARLAEANATLRESENTRAAYIAETKHSLRTREAAAELKRQQGTQDLAKAGQRERLTTLKAPVAGTVQQLAAHTEGGVVTEAQPLMVIVPDGAQVTAEVTLDNKDIGFVSPMQEAAIKLETFPYTRYGTVNATVKTVTADAVNDEKRGAIFPVTLNLNDTTIDVDEKPIKLSPGMNLTAEIKTGKRRVIEFLLSPVQRASGESMRER from the coding sequence ATGACGCCAGAGGTTTCCACCACTGCCCCTGCGGCCAACGCGCCGCACGCGCGCAACATGCGGCACCCCGCCTTCGAGCTGCTGGGGCGCTACAAGGCCGTCTTCAAGGCCGCCTGGAAGCATCGCCACGAACTGGCCGGCCCCAGGCGCTTGTCCGATGAAGCAGCGTTCCTGCCCGCAGCACTCAGCTTGCAAGACACCCCCGTTCACCCCGCACCCAGGCGACTGGCCTATGCGCTGATTGCCCTGTTCCTCATTGCGTTGACGTGGTCCATCTTTGGGCAGATCGACATCGTGGCTGTAGCGCCCGGCAAGATCATCGTGAGCGAGCGCACCAAGATCATCCAACCACTGGAGGTGAGCGTGGTCAAGCGCGTGCTGGTCAGGGATGGCGACCATGTCGAAGCGGGCCAGCCGCTGGTCGAACTCGACCCCACCACTGCGAACGCCGACAAGACCAGCATTGACGAACAGCTGAAGTCCGTGCAATCCGAGGTGCTGCGCACACGCGCGCTGCAACAGGCGCTCAACGCGACAACCGCTTCCCGCGCACCCGAGCTTGGCAAGAACATCCCCGGCAGCTGGTCGGAGGTCGACATCGACGCCGCCAGAGCGCAATTGAGCGACGAGTGGAGCGACATCACAGCCAAGCTGGCCAAAGCGTCCGCAGAGATCAACCGTCGCCAGGCCGAGATCGCCACGGTGCGCGAGATGGTCGCCAAGCTGGAGACCACGGTGCCGATTGCCAGGCAAAGAGAGGCCGACTTCCATCAACTGGCCAACCAAGGCTTCATGTCGAGTCATGCGAACCAGGACCGCACGAGGGAGCGCATCGAGCTGGAGCGCGACCTCGCGACACAACGGGCACGGCTGGCCGAGGCCAATGCCACGCTGAGGGAGAGCGAGAACACGAGGGCTGCCTACATCGCCGAGACCAAGCACAGCCTGAGAACGCGGGAAGCGGCGGCCGAGCTCAAGCGCCAGCAGGGCACGCAGGATCTGGCCAAGGCCGGTCAGCGTGAACGCTTGACGACGCTCAAGGCGCCGGTGGCCGGCACAGTGCAGCAATTGGCCGCACACACCGAAGGCGGTGTAGTCACGGAGGCTCAGCCCCTGATGGTGATCGTGCCCGATGGGGCGCAGGTCACGGCCGAAGTGACGCTGGACAACAAGGACATCGGCTTCGTGAGCCCGATGCAGGAAGCGGCGATCAAGCTGGAGACGTTCCCGTACACGCGCTACGGGACGGTGAACGCGACCGTGAAGACGGTGACCGCAGATGCCGTGAATGACGAGAAGCGCGGGGCGATCTTCCCGGTGACGCTGAACCTCAACGACACGACCATCGATGTGGATGAAAAACCTATCAAGCTGAGCCCGGGCATGAATCTCACGGCGGAGATCAAGACAGGCAAGCGAAGAGTTATTGAATTCCTGCTCAGCCCCGTCCAGAGGGCGAGCGGTGAAAGCATGAGGGAGCGATGA
- a CDS encoding helix-turn-helix transcriptional regulator, with product MRPSHSTSVRTYGMHERADHLDFDIRFQGARNELTLPHRHAYFQIQIGIEGHSQQAIGGEVRPFGPRHLSFVLPYRVHVIPHPPEALYCIVNFDQRFLWPELDVDALDLDDVPLARYPDLAPFLFQEYVDFAFDEADFARVRGWLDELHALNAGRSFGAKIAMRGIVQQIIALACMRQEQALMRLSLQHNGKTSQHDALQRVVRYVRDNLDKPLSLTDAAAAAFLSPNYLANLLRKETDRTFTDLVTERRIERAKELLSSTSLLVRDIAHQCGFADEAYFNRRFRQWVGSTPRSFRREHMANARG from the coding sequence ATGCGCCCCTCTCATTCCACGTCCGTCCGCACCTACGGCATGCACGAGCGTGCCGACCACCTCGACTTCGACATCCGCTTCCAGGGCGCGCGCAACGAACTCACGCTGCCGCACCGGCATGCGTACTTCCAGATCCAGATCGGCATCGAAGGGCACTCTCAGCAAGCCATCGGCGGCGAGGTGCGTCCCTTCGGCCCGCGCCACCTGAGCTTCGTGCTGCCGTACCGGGTGCACGTGATTCCGCACCCGCCCGAGGCGCTGTACTGCATCGTCAACTTCGACCAGCGCTTCCTGTGGCCCGAACTCGACGTCGACGCGCTCGACCTGGATGACGTGCCGCTCGCACGCTACCCCGACCTTGCACCCTTCCTGTTCCAGGAGTACGTCGACTTCGCCTTCGACGAGGCCGACTTCGCGCGCGTTCGCGGCTGGCTCGATGAGTTGCATGCACTGAACGCGGGCCGCAGCTTCGGCGCCAAGATCGCCATGCGCGGCATCGTGCAGCAGATCATCGCCCTGGCCTGCATGCGGCAGGAGCAGGCGCTGATGCGGCTCTCGCTGCAGCACAACGGCAAGACCTCGCAGCACGACGCGTTGCAGCGCGTGGTGCGCTATGTGCGCGACAACCTCGACAAGCCCTTGTCGCTCACCGATGCCGCCGCGGCCGCGTTCCTGTCGCCCAACTATCTCGCCAACCTGCTGCGCAAGGAAACCGACCGCACCTTCACCGACCTCGTGACCGAGCGGCGCATCGAGCGCGCGAAGGAATTGCTGTCGTCCACGTCGCTGCTGGTGCGGGACATCGCGCACCAGTGCGGGTTCGCGGACGAGGCGTATTTCAATCGGCGCTTCCGGCAGTGGGTGGGGAGCACGCCGCGCAGTTTTCGGCGTGAGCATATGGCTAACGCGAGAGGGTAG
- a CDS encoding ABC transporter substrate-binding protein, whose product MSNNRTAMTVHSSRRQFLVQGASVAAAIAAAPALVSAQGRPVLKAGDQKGGLLALLEAAGGLEGLGYDIQWSEFPAAAPLAEALNAAAVDSGPIGDAPLIFALAAGTRVKAIGANRSDSYGTAVLVRPDSPLKAAGDLRGKSVATNRGSIGHYVTLKAITAAGLKPEDVNIRFLAPADAKLALTQGSVDAWATWEPYTALAEVSNHARVLVSGRGLLPGLSYLAATDSAIAAKRPVLQDFLQRVVKAQLWSYRNVDAYSAALARIIGIPPEAAKLQFERRQQKWVAIDAQVISDQQGTADFYRQVGLIKQPLDVKGTFDTAFGVAG is encoded by the coding sequence ATGAGCAACAACCGCACAGCCATGACCGTCCACAGTTCACGCCGCCAGTTTCTTGTTCAGGGGGCGTCGGTGGCTGCCGCCATCGCCGCAGCACCCGCCCTTGTTTCCGCACAGGGCCGGCCGGTGCTCAAGGCGGGTGACCAAAAGGGCGGCTTGCTCGCATTGCTCGAAGCGGCGGGTGGGCTCGAGGGGCTCGGCTACGACATCCAGTGGTCGGAGTTCCCGGCCGCCGCGCCGCTGGCCGAAGCGCTGAACGCGGCCGCGGTCGACTCCGGCCCCATCGGCGACGCACCGCTGATCTTCGCGTTGGCCGCCGGCACGCGCGTGAAGGCCATCGGCGCCAACCGCTCCGACTCCTACGGCACGGCGGTGCTGGTGCGGCCCGATTCGCCGCTGAAGGCGGCCGGCGATCTCAGGGGCAAGAGCGTCGCCACCAACCGTGGTTCCATCGGCCACTATGTCACGCTCAAGGCCATCACCGCGGCCGGCCTGAAGCCGGAGGACGTGAACATCCGCTTTCTTGCGCCCGCCGACGCCAAGCTTGCGCTCACGCAGGGTTCGGTCGACGCCTGGGCCACGTGGGAGCCGTATACGGCGCTGGCCGAGGTCAGCAATCATGCGCGGGTGCTGGTCAGCGGCCGCGGACTGCTGCCGGGCCTGAGCTACCTCGCGGCCACCGACAGCGCGATCGCGGCCAAGCGTCCGGTGCTGCAGGACTTTCTGCAGCGCGTGGTGAAGGCACAGCTGTGGTCGTACCGCAATGTCGACGCGTACTCGGCCGCGCTGGCACGGATCATCGGCATACCGCCCGAGGCGGCGAAGCTGCAGTTCGAGCGGCGGCAGCAGAAGTGGGTGGCCATCGATGCGCAAGTGATCTCGGACCAGCAGGGGACGGCGGACTTTTACCGGCAGGTGGGGCTCATCAAGCAGCCGCTGGATGTCAAAGGGACTTTCGATACCGCGTTCGGCGTGGCTGGCTGA
- a CDS encoding fumarylacetoacetate hydrolase family protein — MTSYAISPAPVHSLPIQGESARFPVNRIFCVGRNYSEHAREMGHNPDREPPFFFMKPANAIVADGGEFAYPTLSNDVHHEIELVVALKTGGSNIAASDALSHVYGYAVGLDMTRRDLQSEAKKMGRPWDTGKAFDGSAPCGELVPVAKAGHPAAGEIRLEVNGAQRQVGDLGDMIWNVPDTIAYLSTLFTLQPGDLIFTGTPAGVAAVQRGDRMRGTVAGVGALEVVVV; from the coding sequence ATGACTTCCTATGCCATTTCCCCAGCACCCGTCCATTCCCTGCCCATCCAGGGCGAATCGGCGCGCTTTCCCGTCAACCGCATCTTCTGCGTGGGCCGCAACTACTCCGAGCATGCCCGCGAGATGGGCCACAACCCCGACCGCGAACCCCCGTTCTTCTTCATGAAGCCGGCCAATGCCATCGTCGCGGACGGCGGCGAGTTTGCCTATCCCACGCTGTCGAACGATGTGCACCACGAAATCGAGCTCGTCGTCGCGCTCAAGACCGGCGGCTCGAACATCGCTGCTTCCGACGCCCTGTCCCACGTGTACGGCTACGCCGTCGGCCTCGACATGACCCGCCGCGACCTGCAGTCCGAAGCCAAGAAAATGGGCCGCCCCTGGGACACCGGCAAGGCCTTCGACGGCTCCGCCCCCTGTGGCGAACTGGTGCCCGTGGCCAAGGCAGGCCACCCCGCGGCAGGCGAGATCCGCCTCGAAGTCAACGGCGCGCAACGCCAGGTCGGCGACCTGGGCGACATGATCTGGAACGTGCCCGACACCATCGCCTACCTCTCGACCCTGTTCACCCTCCAGCCCGGCGACCTGATCTTCACCGGCACCCCCGCCGGCGTGGCGGCCGTGCAGCGCGGCGACCGCATGCGCGGCACCGTGGCGGGCGTCGGCGCACTGGAAGTCGTGGTCGTCTGA
- a CDS encoding ABC transporter substrate-binding protein, which yields MKPDFPLDRRRLLQAAAALGAAASAGWTRAAAPATDLSGVTLRVGTYKGLWRPLLTASGQANTPYKIDWRELNNGVLHIEAINGDALDLGSGSEIPPVFAARQKSSVRLVAVTHEDLNNQATLARKDAPIRTIADFKGKRVGYVRATTSHYYLAKQLAEAGLSFSDIQAVSLTPSDGLSAFARGDLDAWAIYGYNGQLARIQYGARVIKTGVGYLSGNFPIYANPRALDDAPRRAALADLLQRLQRAFAWSNGNFLTYARAQSAETRVPVGDIVELFNGRSSDYSLGPVSDAVVRSHQDVADTFLKIGVLDGPADVRPLWDRSFESVLRLPVA from the coding sequence ATGAAACCAGATTTCCCGTTGGACCGGCGTCGTCTGCTGCAAGCCGCCGCCGCACTGGGCGCGGCGGCTTCCGCCGGCTGGACCCGGGCCGCTGCACCGGCGACCGACCTTTCGGGCGTCACGTTGCGCGTGGGTACCTACAAGGGACTCTGGCGGCCGCTGCTGACGGCATCCGGCCAGGCCAACACGCCCTACAAGATCGACTGGCGCGAACTCAACAACGGCGTGCTGCATATCGAGGCCATCAATGGCGACGCGCTCGACCTGGGCTCGGGCAGCGAGATCCCGCCGGTGTTCGCGGCGCGGCAGAAATCCAGCGTGAGACTGGTGGCGGTAACGCATGAAGACCTGAACAACCAGGCCACGCTGGCCCGCAAGGACGCGCCGATCCGCACCATCGCCGACTTCAAGGGCAAGCGCGTGGGCTATGTGCGCGCCACCACTTCGCACTACTACCTGGCCAAGCAACTGGCCGAGGCGGGCCTGTCGTTCAGCGACATCCAGGCCGTGAGCCTCACGCCGTCGGACGGTCTGTCGGCCTTCGCGCGCGGCGATCTCGATGCCTGGGCCATCTACGGCTACAACGGCCAGCTGGCGCGCATCCAGTACGGCGCGCGCGTCATCAAGACCGGCGTGGGCTACCTGTCGGGCAACTTCCCCATCTACGCCAATCCGCGCGCGCTGGACGACGCACCGCGCCGTGCCGCGCTGGCCGACCTGCTGCAGCGTCTGCAGCGCGCCTTTGCGTGGAGCAACGGCAACTTCCTGACGTATGCCCGTGCGCAGTCGGCCGAGACCCGCGTGCCGGTGGGCGACATCGTCGAGCTCTTCAACGGCCGCAGCAGCGACTACAGCCTGGGCCCCGTCAGCGACGCCGTGGTGCGCAGCCACCAGGACGTGGCCGACACCTTCCTGAAGATCGGCGTGCTCGACGGCCCGGCCGACGTCAGACCCCTGTGGGACCGCAGCTTCGAGAGCGTGCTGCGCCTGCCCGTTGCCTGA
- a CDS encoding class II aldolase/adducin family protein: MSAVLSIDRNAPQPLKLNPNPQQKYWFDPVPPRPTVEAERRHRQERLAGAFRLFARFGFAQGLAGHITARDPELTDHFWVNPLGIHFSRIKVSDLLLVNSKGETVIGDRPLNKAAFAIHAAIHEHNPKIVAAAHTHSTYGKAWSTLGRKLDTLTQDSCVFHDDVALFDDFTGMVVDSSEGDRIAHALGDRKGAILKNHGILTAGPTVEAAAWWYIALDNACHTQLLAEAAGKPQPIDAATARHTHGQIGGSEGAIHSFDSLYEGLVEAEPELLL; the protein is encoded by the coding sequence ATGAGCGCCGTTCTCTCCATCGACCGCAACGCCCCCCAGCCGCTGAAGCTGAACCCGAACCCGCAGCAGAAGTACTGGTTCGACCCCGTCCCCCCGCGCCCCACCGTGGAGGCCGAGCGCCGCCATCGGCAGGAGCGCCTGGCCGGTGCCTTTCGCCTGTTCGCGCGGTTCGGTTTCGCGCAGGGTCTGGCCGGCCACATCACGGCGCGCGACCCCGAGCTGACCGATCACTTCTGGGTCAACCCGCTCGGCATTCATTTCTCGCGCATCAAGGTGTCCGACTTGCTGCTCGTCAATTCGAAGGGCGAGACCGTCATCGGCGACCGGCCGCTCAACAAGGCCGCCTTCGCCATCCACGCAGCCATCCATGAGCACAACCCGAAGATCGTCGCGGCGGCCCACACGCATTCGACCTACGGCAAGGCCTGGTCCACGCTGGGCCGCAAGCTCGACACCCTCACGCAGGACAGTTGCGTGTTCCACGACGACGTGGCGCTGTTCGACGATTTCACCGGCATGGTGGTCGACAGCAGCGAGGGCGACCGCATCGCGCATGCGCTGGGCGACAGGAAGGGCGCCATCCTCAAGAACCACGGCATCCTGACGGCCGGCCCGACGGTGGAGGCGGCCGCGTGGTGGTACATCGCGCTGGACAACGCCTGCCACACGCAGCTGCTGGCCGAGGCCGCCGGCAAGCCGCAGCCCATCGACGCGGCCACCGCGCGCCACACGCACGGCCAGATCGGCGGCTCCGAAGGCGCGATCCATTCCTTCGACAGCCTCTACGAGGGCCTGGTCGAAGCCGAACCCGAATTGCTGCTGTGA
- a CDS encoding type I secretion system permease/ATPase, which yields MGIGEGVVQQHGVERARPQEAPDAGAPSLIALCTIARFHQIAADASLLSHQLGLASSEPINTATLLGAAKHLGLKAKSSRTTLDRLSLTPLPALAVLRDESGQERFVILAQCDAQRVLLQDPSSSNGRPVIEPLEVFAAHWTGELILITSRASLAGDLAKFDFSWFIPSLVKHRKLLGEVLFISFILQLFALVSPLFFQVVMDKVLVHRGLTTLDVLVIGLLVVVVFESLLNGLRSYVFSHTTNRIDVELGARLFRHLVQLPLAYFQARRVGDSVARVRELENIRSFLTGNALTVLLDVVFSIVFVAVMLFYSVPLTLIVLASMPLYFGLSLAVVPILRSRLDEKFARGAENQAMLVETVSAIQTVKATALEPAFGRRWDNQLAAYISASFRTQNLASWANEGVNLIGKLVNAATLWYGAHLVMNNDLTVGQFVAFNMFAQRVSQPIMRMAQLWTDFQQTGISMARLGDILNTRTEVPPSTAAQLPALKGRVTLDNLTFRYRPEAAPVLNGVSLDVRPGEVIGIVGRSGSGKSTLTKLIQRLYAPEQGRLLVDGIDISLIDAAQLRMQVGVVLQENTLFNRSVRENIAIVDPAAPLEAIIHAAQLAGAHEFISELPEGYDTMVGEQGASLSGGQRQRIAIARALFTHPRVLIFDEATSALDYESEAIVQRNMAHICRGRTVFIIAHRLSAVRHANRIIVMDKGKIVEGGTHESLLARPKGIYAHLWNMQGGGHPTETSDGAGSGAPA from the coding sequence ATGGGAATAGGGGAGGGAGTCGTGCAACAGCACGGGGTGGAGCGCGCGCGCCCGCAAGAAGCACCTGACGCGGGGGCTCCTTCGCTCATCGCGCTGTGCACGATTGCACGCTTCCACCAGATTGCAGCCGATGCGTCGCTGCTGTCTCATCAACTGGGCCTTGCCTCTTCCGAGCCCATCAACACCGCCACGCTGCTGGGCGCAGCCAAGCATCTGGGCCTGAAGGCCAAGTCCTCCCGCACGACGCTGGATCGCCTGTCCCTGACACCGCTGCCCGCATTGGCAGTTTTGCGTGACGAGTCCGGCCAGGAACGATTCGTCATCCTTGCCCAGTGCGATGCCCAACGCGTCCTGCTGCAAGACCCCTCTTCCTCGAACGGCCGCCCCGTCATCGAACCCCTGGAAGTCTTCGCCGCACACTGGACGGGCGAACTCATCCTCATCACCAGCCGCGCCAGCCTTGCAGGCGACCTCGCCAAGTTCGACTTCTCCTGGTTCATCCCCAGCCTCGTCAAGCACAGGAAGCTGCTCGGTGAAGTCCTCTTCATCTCCTTCATCCTGCAACTGTTCGCGCTGGTCAGCCCGCTGTTCTTCCAGGTCGTGATGGACAAGGTGCTCGTGCACCGCGGCCTGACCACGCTGGATGTGCTCGTCATCGGCCTGCTGGTCGTTGTTGTCTTCGAGTCATTACTCAACGGCTTGCGCAGCTACGTCTTCAGCCACACCACGAACCGCATCGACGTCGAACTCGGCGCACGGCTGTTCCGCCACCTCGTGCAATTGCCCCTGGCCTACTTCCAGGCCCGGCGCGTCGGCGATTCCGTTGCCCGCGTGCGCGAGTTGGAGAACATCCGCAGCTTCCTGACCGGCAATGCCCTGACGGTGCTGCTGGACGTCGTCTTCTCCATCGTCTTCGTGGCCGTCATGCTGTTCTACAGCGTGCCCCTGACCTTGATCGTGCTGGCCAGCATGCCACTGTACTTCGGCCTGAGCCTGGCGGTGGTGCCGATCCTGCGCAGCCGCCTGGACGAGAAGTTCGCGCGCGGCGCGGAGAACCAGGCCATGCTGGTGGAGACCGTCAGCGCCATCCAGACCGTCAAGGCCACCGCGCTCGAACCGGCCTTCGGGCGCCGTTGGGACAACCAACTGGCCGCCTACATCTCCGCCAGTTTCCGAACCCAGAACCTCGCGAGCTGGGCCAACGAAGGCGTCAACCTTATCGGCAAACTAGTCAACGCAGCCACCCTCTGGTACGGCGCGCACCTCGTGATGAACAACGACCTGACGGTCGGCCAGTTCGTCGCCTTCAACATGTTCGCCCAGCGCGTGTCGCAGCCCATCATGCGCATGGCCCAGCTGTGGACCGACTTCCAGCAGACCGGCATCTCCATGGCCCGGCTCGGGGACATCCTCAACACCCGCACCGAGGTGCCGCCGAGCACCGCTGCGCAGCTCCCAGCGCTCAAGGGTCGCGTAACCCTGGACAACCTGACCTTCCGCTACCGCCCCGAAGCGGCACCTGTGCTCAACGGCGTCAGCCTGGACGTGCGCCCCGGCGAAGTCATCGGCATCGTCGGGCGCTCAGGCTCCGGCAAGAGCACGCTGACCAAGCTCATCCAGCGCCTGTATGCCCCCGAGCAGGGACGCTTGCTGGTCGACGGCATCGACATCAGCCTCATCGACGCGGCACAACTGAGAATGCAAGTGGGCGTGGTCTTGCAGGAGAACACCCTCTTCAACCGCAGCGTGCGCGAGAACATCGCCATCGTCGATCCGGCCGCACCGCTCGAAGCCATCATTCATGCAGCCCAACTGGCCGGCGCCCATGAATTCATCAGCGAGCTGCCCGAGGGCTACGACACCATGGTGGGCGAGCAGGGAGCCAGCCTTTCCGGAGGCCAGCGCCAGCGCATCGCCATCGCCAGAGCCCTGTTCACCCACCCGCGCGTCCTGATCTTCGACGAGGCCACCAGCGCACTGGACTACGAGAGCGAGGCCATCGTGCAGCGCAACATGGCGCACATCTGCAGGGGGCGCACCGTCTTCATCATTGCCCACCGCCTCTCCGCCGTGCGGCACGCCAACCGCATCATCGTGATGGACAAGGGAAAGATTGTCGAAGGAGGCACCCACGAGAGCCTGCTGGCCCGGCCCAAGGGCATCTATGCGCACCTGTGGAACATGCAAGGCGGTGGGCATCCGACAGAGACGAGTGACGGGGCTGGATCGGGAGCACCAGCATGA